The Roseibium sp. Sym1 nucleotide sequence CGGCGTCGCAGTCCCTGATGTGAGGACTCCCCGGACCCAACATGTTGATTTCTCTGGAATGATCTGCGCCGGGCACCATCGGTCCTGCACCTGTGGCCCTGTCAAAGGGACCTGAGGCTTCTGACACGCGATGTTCTGCATTCAGGCGTCAAGCGCGCGATGAGCCGACGGCGGTCGTTGGAGTGTCGGGACGTCCCTTCGGTTTGCCTCACACTTCCGGCCCCGCGGGTCAGGCCGGGATCCGGATCCGGGCCCTGAGGCCGCCGAGAGGACTGTCTTCCAGGTATAGATCGCCGCCATGGCCACGGGCGATGTCGCGGGCGATGGCGAGGCCGAGGCCGCTGCCGGATTCGTCCATGTTCCGGGCAAGATCCAGCCGATGGAAGGCGCGGAAGGCGAGTTCGCGCTGGTCTTCCGGAATCCCGGGGCCGTCATCGTCCACCGTGATCTCCAGCCAATCGCCGCTCTTAAGCGTGCCGGCAAGTTCAACGCTGCTGCCGTATTTGAAACCATTGGTGATCAGGTTGGACAGGCAGCGTTTCATCGACAGCCGTTTCAGCTCGATCTCGGGCGGACCGTCATAGCGGGTCTTGAGGTCATGGCCGGAAATCTCAGCTTCTTCCTCCAGCTCTTCCAGAAGCAGGGCCATGTCGGTCTGCTGGATGTCCTCGTCACCGTCGCCGCTGGCAAAGGCAAGGTAGTCTTCCAGCATGTGGCTCATTTCGTCCACGTCCTTGCGCATGGCTTCGCGTTCCGGCGTCTCTGCAAGAAACGTGAGCTGCAGCCTCAGGCGGGTGAGAATGGTGCGAAGGTCATGGCTGACCCCGGCGAGCATGGTCGTGCGCTGTTCGATCTGGCGCTCGATGCGGCGGCGCATGTCGATAAAGGCCAGGCTGGCCCGGCGAACTTCGCGGGCCCCGCTGGCCCGGAAGTTCTCGACCGGGCGGCCCCTGCCGAAGGCTTCGGCCGCATTGGCGAGGCGCACGATCGGCCGGATCTGGTTGCGCAGGAACAACAGCGCGATGATCACCAGTACCGCGGAGGTCGAAAACATCCAGACCAGGAAAATGTGCGAATTTGAGGCATAGGTCTGGCTGCGCCGGGTGAAGATCCGCAGGATCGAATCCTCCAGCTGGATGCGGATCTCCACGAAGCGGGACCGGCCGACCGTGTCGATCCAGAACGGTTTGCCGATCTTCTGGCTGATCGCCTTGCTCAGTTCCTGGTCAATGACATCGAAAAAGGGCTTTGGGGCCGGTGGTGGAAGCGGCTCGAGCGGCATGATGGTCATGGACATGCCGAGCGCCCGCGAGGCAAGCTCCTCGACCCGGGTGTATTCGTCGTCGTGCGGGTAGTTCTCAAGGACGTAGACGACGGCGGCAATCTCGCGGACCACGGCCTCCGACATGCGCTGCGAGACCAGCTGGTAGTGCCGCTCCATGAACACGAACACCAGCACCGACTGAAGGATCACGATCGGAGCGACGATGATCAGGAATGTGCGGGTGAACAGGCCTTTCGGCATCACCCTGTACATGATCCTGGAGACGGCCTTGTAGACGTGGGTGAGCGGTTTGACCGGTCCGGCAAGCGCTTTCAACCTGGCCGACAGGCCATGCCTTTCGGAAAAGGCTTCGAAATCCGCCTTTCGGGGGCCGGTCAGTCGCATGCGAGCCTGTAGCCGATACCGCGGACTGTTTGAAGGTAGATCGGATTTCCCGGATCCGTTTCGATCTTCCGCCTGAGACGGTTGATCTGGACATCCACGGTTCGTTCGCCGAGGCCGCTGTCGTCACCGACGATCTTGTGACGGGGCACGGTTGCCCCGGGCTGCTCGGCGAAAATGGCGAGGATCTGCTTTTCGCGATCGGTCAGGCGAACCATGCTGTCGCCGTTTTTCAATTCGCCCCGCGAGGCGTTGAAACAGAACGGACCAAAGCGGATTTCCTCGCTTGCCAGCACAGGCTGCTGGTTGCCTCTGCGCAAGATGGCGGCGATGCGCAACATCAGCTCGCGTGGTTCGAAAGGTTTGGAGAGGTAATCGTCGACCCCTGCCTCCAGCCCGGCAATCCGGTCCGGAGCCTCGGAGCGCGCCGTGAGCATCAGGATGGGCACTTCCGACG carries:
- a CDS encoding ATP-binding protein yields the protein MRLTGPRKADFEAFSERHGLSARLKALAGPVKPLTHVYKAVSRIMYRVMPKGLFTRTFLIIVAPIVILQSVLVFVFMERHYQLVSQRMSEAVVREIAAVVYVLENYPHDDEYTRVEELASRALGMSMTIMPLEPLPPPAPKPFFDVIDQELSKAISQKIGKPFWIDTVGRSRFVEIRIQLEDSILRIFTRRSQTYASNSHIFLVWMFSTSAVLVIIALLFLRNQIRPIVRLANAAEAFGRGRPVENFRASGAREVRRASLAFIDMRRRIERQIEQRTTMLAGVSHDLRTILTRLRLQLTFLAETPEREAMRKDVDEMSHMLEDYLAFASGDGDEDIQQTDMALLLEELEEEAEISGHDLKTRYDGPPEIELKRLSMKRCLSNLITNGFKYGSSVELAGTLKSGDWLEITVDDDGPGIPEDQRELAFRAFHRLDLARNMDESGSGLGLAIARDIARGHGGDLYLEDSPLGGLRARIRIPA
- a CDS encoding response regulator; its protein translation is MNAQVPDDNANHILLVDDDKRIRDLLSRLLKDNGYRVSTAANAADARTCLTGLEFDLLILDVMMPGETGLQLAASLRQTSEVPILMLTARSEAPDRIAGLEAGVDDYLSKPFEPRELMLRIAAILRRGNQQPVLASEEIRFGPFCFNASRGELKNGDSMVRLTDREKQILAIFAEQPGATVPRHKIVGDDSGLGERTVDVQINRLRRKIETDPGNPIYLQTVRGIGYRLACD